From the Corythoichthys intestinalis isolate RoL2023-P3 chromosome 13, ASM3026506v1, whole genome shotgun sequence genome, one window contains:
- the LOC130927822 gene encoding equilibrative nucleoside transporter 2, translating into MKGRKDAPSDWGCLVGICFFILGLGTLLPWNFFMTASLYFQDRLNANVTNGSDVSSNSKYFNSCMTLLSQLPLLLFTLLNSILYQRVSEVARIAGSLVFILLLFVFTAVLVKVPMEDLDLFFSITMATIWFINSFGAVVQGSLFGLVGMLPQKYSAIFMSGQGLAGTFAAMAMLLANASDAGRESAALGYFITPCVGTLVTLFCYFLLHRLEFARYYLQQSAKYEAGTTDELLTAESTAADDGKLNGHANGSVAGGPKKNGVSEEGEQPPDRSQEAFLSLEQVEKKQAKASIFEVFKKIWVMAFCVTFVFTVTLSVFPAITVDVKTSSPDFETVLPGNWNRYFINVCCFLTFNINDFIGRTVTTFVRWPRKESHLFPLLVVSRVIFIPLLMLCNVQERAYLPVYFPSDAGFTVIMSLFSISSGYFVCLSMSYAPQLVEPKDAETAGSLMTFFLALGLSIGAALSFLLRKLV; encoded by the exons ATGAAGGGACGGAAAGATGCACCTTCAGACTG GGGCTGCTTGGTGGGAATATGCTTCTTCATTCTGGGCCTGGGAACGCTGCTACCGTGGAACTTCTTCATGACCGCCTCATTG TATTTCCAAGATCGCCTGAACGCCAACGTCACAAACGGGAGCGACGTTAGCAGCAATAGCAAATACTTCAACAGCTGTATGACCCTGCTGTCCCAGCTCCCTCTACTGCTCTTCACGCTTCTCAACTCCATCCTCTACCAGAG agTATCCGAGGTGGCGCGCATCGCCGGCAGCCTCGTTTTCATCCTGTTGCTCTTTGTCTTCACCGCCGTTCTTGTTAAAGTGCCCATGGAGGACTTGGACCTCTTCTTCTCCATCACCATGGCAACCATTTGGTTCATCAACT CGTTCGGCGCCGTGGTGCAGGGAAGTCTCTTCGGTCTGGTGGGCATGCTACCCCAGAAGTACAGCGCCATCTTCATGAGTGGCCAAGGACTTGCCGGAACTTTTGCCGCGATGGCTATGCTTTTAGCAAATGCCA GTGATGCGGGCCGCGAGTCTGCGGCGTTGGGCTACTTCATCACACCGTGTGTGGGCACGCTTGTAACACTCTTCTGCTACTTCCTTTTGCACCGCCTG GAGTTTGCTCGCTATTACCTGCAACAGAGCGCCAAATACGAGGCTGGCACCACAGATGAGCTGCTCACAG CTGAGAGTACCGCAGCGGACGACGGCAAACTCAACGGCCACGCAAACGGCTCAGTGGCCGGCGGGCCTAAGAAAAATGGAGTCTCGGAGGAGGGCGAGCAGCCGCCGGACAGAAGCCAGGAAGCTTTCCTGTCTTTGGAGCAGGTGGAGAAGAAGCAAGCCAAAGCATCCATTTTTGAGGTTTTCAAGAAG ATTTGGGTCATGGCGTTCTGCGTGACGTTCGTGTTCACGGTCACACTGTCGGTCTTCCCCGCCATCACCGTCGATGTTAAGACGTCGTCCCCTGatttcgagactgttttaccagGAAATTGGA ACCGTTACTTCATAAACGTGTGCTGCTTCCTGACTTTCAACATTAACGACTTTATAGGACGAACTGTCACTACGTTCGTACGCTGG CCTCGTAAAGAGTCACATCTCTTCCCGCTGTTGGTGGTCTCCCGCGTCATCTTCATCCCTCTCCTGATGCTATGCAACGTCCAGGAGCGTGCCTACCTGCCGGTCTACTTTCCCTCCGATGCAGGGTTCACGGTCATCATGTCTCTCTTCTCCATCTCCAGTGGATATTTTGTCTGTCTCTCCATGTCTTACGCGCCACA GTTGGTGGAGCCCAAGGACGCCGAGACTGCCGGATCCCTCATGACCTTTTTCTTGGCTCTGGGTCTGTCCATCGGCGCCGCGCTGTCCTTTCTCCTGCGAAAGCTAGTGTAG